One stretch of Meriones unguiculatus strain TT.TT164.6M chromosome 7, Bangor_MerUng_6.1, whole genome shotgun sequence DNA includes these proteins:
- the LOC110541869 gene encoding olfactory receptor 4P4, with translation MGKSGNITAFILLGLSPNKNIEVLCFVFFFFCYIAIWLGNALIMVSITCTQLIDQPMYFFLNYLSLSDLCYTSTVTPKLMTDLLAERKVISYNNCMTQLFTTHLFGGIEIFILTGMAYDRYVAICRPLHYNVIMSRHRCNIIILTCCTGGFVHSASQVLLTVFLSFCGPNEIDHYFCDVYPLLKLACSDTHIIGLLVIANSGLIALVTFVVLMLSYFFILYTIRMYSAESRSKALSTCSSHLMVVVLFFAPALFIYIRPATTFPEDKVFALFYTIIAPMFNPLIYTLRNTEMKNALRKVWSYRVLLKWR, from the coding sequence ATGGGAAAAAGTGGTAACATCACAGCCTTTATTTTGTTGGGACTGTCCCCAAATAAGAATATTGAGGtcctctgctttgttttctttttcttttgctacaTTGCTATTTGGTTGGGCAATGCACTCATAATGGTTTCTATAACATGCACACAGCTCATTGACCAACCCATGTATTTCTTCCTCAACTATCTCTCACTCTCTGACCTCTGCTACACATCCACGGTGACCCCTAAATTAATGACTGACTTACTGGCAGAAAGGAAAGTCATTTCATATAATAATTGCATGACACAGCTCTTCACAACTCACTTATTTGGAGGAATAGAAATCTTTATTCTCACAGGGATGGCCTATGACCGGTATGTGGCTATCTGCAGGCCCCTGCATTACAATGTCATCATGAGCAGGCATAGGTGTAATATAATCATCCTGACTTGTTGTACTGGGGGATTTGTGCACTCAGCCAGTCAGGTTCTTCTCACTGTCTTCTTATCATTTTGTGGCCCAAATGAGATAGATCATTATTTCTGTGATGTGTACCCTTTGTTGAAACTGGCATGTTCTGATACACACATAATAGGGCTCTTAGTCATTGCCAACTCTGGCTTAATTGCTTTGGtgacttttgttgttttgatgctgtcttattttttcatattatataCCATAAGGATGTACTCTGCAGAAAGCCGGAGCAAAGCTCTTTCTACTTGCAGTTCCCACTTAATGGTTGTAGTCCTGTTTTTTGCACCTGCGCTATTCATTTACATCAGACCAGCCACCACATTCCCAGAAGACAAAGTATTTGCTCTTTTCTACACCATCATAGCTCCCATGTTCAACCCTCTGATCTATACACTGAGAAACACAGAGATGAAGAATGCACTACGCAAAGTTTGGAGTTATCGAGTGCTTCTAAAATGGAGGTAA